The genome window TTTCATATTGGtaagatataaaattttaagcCTATTACCTTGGCTATTACTAGCTAACTtgttaacttgtttttgaatgTAGGGGGTCACATTAACCCAGCAGTGACCTTCGGGCTCTTCTTGGCTCGTAAGGTGTCGCTGATTCGGGCCGTGTTGTACATGGTGGCTCAGTGCTTGGGAGCCATATGTGGTGTTGCGCTCGTCAAGGCCTTTCAGAGTGCCTATTATGTAAAGTATGGTGGTGGCGCCAACTCTCTCTCAGATGGGTACAGCACTGGCGTTGGATTGGGCGCCGAGATCGTAGGGACCTTTGTGCTTGTGTACACCGTCTTCTCTGCCACTGATCCCAAGAGGAAAGCTAGAGATTCACACGTTCCTGTATGTACCTTATCATTTCTCTAGTTTATACatgcaattttattttgggaattGTGTGTATCAAAATGTCTATATCTTTTTTgtctttggttttattttttaatgcttGCTTCTTATTTAAAAAGCGTTTTGGgtcttttgtgtttttcttgagATTCAGTTAGCTATAAATCTTTTTATGTATAGTAACAAAAAATTTGGTTGATATCTTGTGTTAACTCTTAaggttgtttctcaaaaaaaaactcttaaggTAAAGGGCAATTTGACATAATAATCATATTTTATCTaatctatttaaataaaaagatctCTTGTGTCCTATttgttttaaaggaaaaaatttagcTTCAATCTCTGGGTACCATTTACCGGCTCCAGAAAGAGTATTACTTGTACACACAAACTGATGGTTTGGAACTAAAACTTTTATCCTTTCCCAAAGCACAACccttaattgaaaaatattagaaCCAAGAATGTAAAACTCGACCaagcttagttttttttttttaaaataaaataaaatttttaagactGTATTTAAACCACCGTTTTCAGATTTTTTGGAAAGATGTGTaggggtgaaaaaatgtgtagaaataggagtaatgttgtttaagtgtgtgtttagtaaaaattaaaaattagtttaacttttaatttttgttattattcatgaGCTTTATGacattttttgatattatttataggtttcattgtattattttaattaacctttatcttttatttatgttaCTTTTAgttaaaagttttcaattttagtaaaataagtggATCTCCAAAAAAGAacctaagggtctgtttggtacatgtgtttaaaaactgaaaattgttgtttgaaaacatttataggaatatgtgtgggtgaaaaagtacgTTGAAATGCgtgaaatattatttaaaaactgaaaatgtttgtttaaaaacacaaaccaaacaccccctaagcatctgatttttttgatttaagcttttaatttcttggaggtaaaaatacttctttttccttctggtCAAGTGTTTTCGTGGAATTTTTCCCAAACACCAACAGTAGTCGCTTTAGCTTTGAACTTAATTGAGACTCTTTGGGGTCTAGTATATTTTGAGCTTAATAATTCATCTTTTAACCAATTGACACATGATGGTAACGTAGCATGCGCCATTCAGATTCAGGCTAAGGTTTGGGGGTCCATGGATTTGTGGTTTCTGCAATAGCGCATATGCAAAAGGGTCACATAGTTTGCTTCCTTTTCAGAGAGTGATTCTCCATATTGTTGAATGCGTATGCGTGTTTCGTTTTGGTGTTTTCTATACGAGGTCTTGGTTTCATTAAGTCTTATCATAAGCCCCGTGGGTCCTATGGTATATTAATGATGTCGATGTCGTTTTCCCCTTGTAAACACTGTATGATTCTTTCCAaacttaatttattattttttgtaggCTTTCTGGTATAATGAATATCTAATCCCAATTTTCAATGTGACCTTTATTGTGTGATTCCAATATTGCAagaagttgtttttgttttttattttgcttcacGGGTAGACTATTGGGCACTATTAGAAAATTACAATTGTAGATTGTTTGTGTCCTCAGACTTGGACTATTTCTTAGCCACAAATGACTATTGATTATATTatcaaattgatattttattgacACATTGTGTTCTGTCCTGAAATTGAAGGTTTTGGCACCACTCCCCATTGGATTTGCGGTGTTCATTGTTCACTTGGCCACGATCCCAGTCACTGGCACTGGCATCAACCCCGCTAGGAGTCTTGGTGCAGCTGTTATCTACAATAATGACACGGCCTGGAATGACCATGTTAGTATATACCCTCCTTAGACTATTTTGATTATTTGCATTGTTATTAAAGTTGGTTAGTTGTTGCGTCATTTAATTATATTCCTAGTATATATAACACTAACGATCGAAGTTTAAGTCCtagtaaaattttgaagttgACTATAAATTCTCAGCAGATTTCGTTGTTGTATATCACTTAATTAtactttgttattttcttttccagtgGCTCTTTTGGGTTGGGCCATTCATTGGTGCAGCTTTAGCAGCTTTCTACCACCAATTCATCTTGAGAGCTGGTGCTGCGAAAGCTCTTGGGTCATTCAGGAGCAACTCCTCCCATGTTTGATTAACAAAGAGGGTTAATTATTTGATTCCTTCTTCGTGGTTCTACTGAGAAATGACATTGGAAGAAGGATTTGATGTGTTTAGAAAAGAATAGTAGGGTTGTGCTTATGCTTGTGTATGAATGTTTCTTTggctctcttgatttccttaaGAGGGTTAAGGAGCATAAAAGTGCAGGTTAAAGTCTCTTTGAGAAAAGGGGCCGATTTTTTTTATCCCTCTTGTTCTTCTAGAATTTACTTATATGTTGTCCTTTTCAACTTATGTCTTTGGCACATTGTACTCGTTTATGCTTTTAAGTGAAGTTTGAGCTATGTGGATGTTGGTCAGTGTTCACTTTCTATTGTCTGAAAGACTGAAATTGCTCAATACTCAATAGTAGTGCCTAGTGGTATAATGAAAGGCAATCTTCGG of Quercus lobata isolate SW786 chromosome 8, ValleyOak3.0 Primary Assembly, whole genome shotgun sequence contains these proteins:
- the LOC115955346 gene encoding probable aquaporin PIP2-5 encodes the protein MTKDVAEHGSFPAKDYHDPPPAPLFDPVELTKWSFYRALIAEFVATLLFLYVTVLTVIGYKSQIDPDLKGDACGGVGILGIAWAFGGMIFVLVYCTAGISGGHINPAVTFGLFLARKVSLIRAVLYMVAQCLGAICGVALVKAFQSAYYVKYGGGANSLSDGYSTGVGLGAEIVGTFVLVYTVFSATDPKRKARDSHVPVLAPLPIGFAVFIVHLATIPVTGTGINPARSLGAAVIYNNDTAWNDHWLFWVGPFIGAALAAFYHQFILRAGAAKALGSFRSNSSHV